From Phycisphaerae bacterium, one genomic window encodes:
- a CDS encoding FHA domain-containing protein, with amino-acid sequence MATLIVLQGPDKGRTLRTIDDQVLIGRGSTQVPLTDPTISRRHAQLQAADAGWLLTDLGSANGTYVNGVRIQKPTRLKHGDQIRVGGTLMVYTGEDSVQQFSGVGIPRDLVTLDAGSPAVDSAVVASVPSNEDSIVLAAPETAYAVKAWKVMRELADVIGSLLPADQLLVRVMDIMFQEADVDRGVIFVRDEATDELLPEVVRFRGAAQARASDGKAIMASRTIINHVVESRTGVLCSNVVADKRFQSGKSVQNLGMRSVICAPIVAREQVLGVIHLDCPVTRHTYNENELRLITAIGYQTGLAIENARLVQSHLQRERLAAAGETVAYLSHYIKNILQGMRSGAEVVERGLERRDLATATQGWRIVERNLDRSYHLMLNMLAFSKEREPRFEMLQVNRIVEEVVALVQKQADAKRVVLLADLDEHAPPIPVDYDGVHQVILNIVTNAIDAVEREKGIINVRTRYHAEQNLVLLSVADNGPGVPAEIRTRIFEAFQSTKGHGGTGLGLAVARKIVHELGGTLELIDPPDGGAEFRIGLPAVRATESSSGDTQGPPT; translated from the coding sequence GTGGCCACACTCATCGTTCTCCAGGGACCGGACAAGGGTCGCACGCTGCGCACGATCGACGACCAGGTGCTGATCGGCCGCGGCAGCACGCAGGTCCCGCTCACCGATCCGACCATCAGCCGTCGCCATGCCCAGCTGCAGGCCGCCGACGCGGGGTGGCTGCTCACGGATCTCGGCAGCGCGAACGGCACGTACGTCAACGGCGTCCGCATCCAGAAGCCGACGCGGCTCAAGCACGGTGATCAGATTCGTGTCGGCGGGACGCTGATGGTGTACACCGGCGAGGACTCCGTGCAGCAGTTTTCTGGCGTCGGGATCCCCCGCGACCTGGTCACGCTGGACGCGGGCAGCCCGGCGGTGGATTCGGCCGTGGTCGCGAGCGTGCCGTCGAACGAGGACAGCATCGTGCTCGCGGCGCCGGAAACCGCGTACGCGGTCAAGGCCTGGAAGGTGATGCGCGAGCTGGCCGACGTGATCGGCAGCCTGCTGCCGGCGGACCAGTTGCTGGTCCGGGTGATGGACATCATGTTCCAGGAGGCCGACGTTGACCGCGGCGTGATTTTCGTGCGGGACGAGGCGACTGACGAACTGCTGCCGGAGGTGGTCCGGTTTCGCGGCGCGGCGCAGGCCCGGGCGAGCGACGGCAAGGCGATCATGGCGTCGCGAACGATCATCAATCACGTGGTCGAGTCACGCACGGGCGTGCTGTGCTCGAACGTGGTCGCGGACAAGCGCTTCCAGAGCGGCAAGAGCGTGCAGAACCTCGGCATGCGCTCGGTGATCTGCGCCCCGATCGTGGCGCGCGAGCAGGTGCTGGGCGTGATCCACCTCGACTGCCCGGTGACCCGCCACACCTATAACGAGAATGAGCTGCGGCTGATCACGGCGATCGGCTACCAGACGGGGCTGGCCATCGAGAACGCCCGCCTCGTGCAGTCGCACCTGCAGCGCGAGCGCCTGGCGGCCGCCGGCGAGACCGTGGCGTACCTGTCGCACTACATCAAGAACATTCTGCAGGGGATGCGCAGCGGGGCGGAGGTGGTGGAGCGCGGCCTGGAGCGCCGCGATCTGGCCACCGCCACACAGGGCTGGCGGATCGTGGAGCGCAACCTGGACCGCTCGTACCACCTGATGCTGAACATGCTGGCGTTCAGCAAGGAGCGCGAGCCGCGGTTCGAAATGCTGCAGGTGAACCGGATCGTCGAGGAGGTGGTCGCGCTCGTGCAGAAACAGGCCGATGCCAAGCGCGTCGTCCTGCTGGCCGACCTGGACGAGCACGCGCCGCCGATCCCCGTGGACTACGACGGCGTGCACCAGGTGATTCTGAACATCGTCACCAACGCGATCGACGCGGTCGAGCGCGAGAAGGGTATCATCAACGTGCGCACGCGCTACCACGCGGAGCAGAACCTAGTGCTGCTATCGGTGGCCGACAACGGTCCCGGCGTGCCCGCCGAGATACGGACGCGCATTTTCGAGGCGTTCCAGTCGACCAAAGGCCACGGTGGCACCGGGCTGGGTCTGGCGGTGGCGCGTAAGATCGTACATGAGCTCGGCGGCACACTCGAGCTGATCGATCCCCCGGACGGTGGGGCCGAGTTCCGCATCGGCCTGCCGGCGGTCCGGGCGACGGAGTCGTCTTCGGGCGACACGCAGGGGCCGCCGACCTGA
- the typA gene encoding translational GTPase TypA, whose protein sequence is MNHTALRNVAIIAHVDHGKTTLVDQLLRQCGQFRDSQLRGERILDSNDLERERGITILAKNIAIRYRDTKINLIDTPGHADFGGEVERVLKMADGCLLLVDAFEGPMPQTRFVLRKAFEYKLRPIVVISKMDRPDARPRDVLDESIDLFIELGADEAALDFPTVYTSATEGWASLDPRQRGTDIFPLFETILRHVPPPVVQRAQPTQMLVTTLDYNDYVGRIAIGRVFAGTLRAAQRVVVIRRDGTRLNAQVGELHTFDGLGRCRVDAVEAGDICAVVGLDPIDIGDTIADAENPQPLPVISIDEPTLHMVFRVNDSPFAGRSGRYLTSRHLRDRLEKELQRNVALRVEPGATPDEFLVSGRGVLHLGVLIENMRREGYELAVGKPKVIFHELNGRKTEPIELCVIDVPTEYVGPVMEIMGGRRGICTTMEARDQRTYLEFTVPARGLIGARNRLLTATNGTIIMHHNFYEYEYFRGPIPGRAAGVLIASEDGPVTPYALDGLSDRGVMFVSPTERVYKGQIVGEHCRDNDIVVNVCRQKKLTNIRAAAADKTVVLKPPRQLTLEIALEFIEDDELVEVTPDALRLRKRILDEIGRKRASRVR, encoded by the coding sequence GTGAACCACACCGCGCTACGCAACGTTGCCATCATTGCCCACGTGGACCACGGCAAGACCACGCTGGTTGACCAGCTCCTGCGCCAGTGCGGCCAGTTCCGCGATTCGCAGTTGCGCGGCGAGCGCATCCTCGACTCGAATGACCTGGAGCGTGAGCGCGGGATCACGATCCTGGCGAAAAACATCGCTATCCGTTACCGCGACACCAAGATCAACCTGATCGACACGCCGGGGCACGCCGACTTTGGTGGCGAGGTCGAGCGCGTGCTGAAGATGGCGGACGGCTGCCTGTTGCTCGTGGACGCGTTCGAGGGGCCGATGCCGCAGACGCGCTTCGTGCTCCGCAAAGCGTTCGAGTACAAGTTGCGGCCGATCGTCGTCATCAGCAAGATGGACCGCCCGGACGCCCGTCCCAGGGACGTGCTCGACGAGTCCATCGACCTGTTCATCGAGCTGGGCGCGGACGAGGCGGCGCTCGATTTCCCGACCGTGTACACCTCGGCGACCGAGGGCTGGGCGTCGCTCGACCCGCGGCAGCGCGGCACGGACATCTTTCCGCTGTTCGAAACAATCCTCCGCCACGTGCCACCGCCGGTCGTGCAGCGCGCGCAGCCGACGCAGATGCTCGTCACCACGCTGGACTACAACGACTATGTCGGCCGGATCGCGATCGGCCGCGTCTTCGCGGGCACGCTGCGCGCCGCCCAGCGCGTGGTCGTGATCCGGCGCGACGGCACGCGACTGAACGCCCAGGTCGGCGAGCTGCACACCTTCGATGGCCTGGGACGTTGCCGTGTCGACGCCGTTGAGGCTGGAGATATCTGCGCCGTCGTCGGGCTGGATCCGATCGACATCGGCGACACCATCGCCGACGCGGAGAACCCGCAGCCGCTGCCGGTCATCAGCATCGACGAGCCGACGCTGCACATGGTGTTCCGCGTCAACGACTCGCCGTTTGCCGGCCGCTCGGGACGCTACCTGACCAGCCGCCACCTGCGCGACCGCCTGGAAAAAGAGCTGCAGCGCAACGTCGCCCTCCGCGTCGAGCCGGGCGCGACGCCGGACGAGTTTCTCGTGTCCGGCCGCGGCGTGCTGCACCTGGGCGTGCTGATCGAGAACATGCGCCGCGAGGGTTACGAGCTGGCGGTCGGCAAGCCGAAGGTCATTTTTCACGAGCTCAACGGCCGCAAGACCGAGCCGATCGAGCTGTGCGTGATCGACGTGCCGACCGAGTACGTCGGACCGGTCATGGAGATCATGGGCGGCCGCCGCGGCATCTGCACGACGATGGAGGCCCGCGACCAGCGCACCTACCTGGAATTCACCGTGCCGGCCCGCGGACTGATCGGCGCCCGCAATCGCCTGCTCACCGCAACGAACGGCACGATCATCATGCATCACAACTTCTACGAGTACGAGTACTTCCGCGGCCCCATCCCCGGCCGGGCGGCGGGCGTGCTGATCGCCAGCGAGGACGGGCCGGTGACACCCTACGCCCTCGATGGTCTCTCCGATCGCGGCGTGATGTTCGTCAGCCCGACGGAGCGCGTGTACAAGGGGCAAATCGTCGGCGAGCACTGCCGCGACAACGACATCGTCGTGAATGTCTGCCGGCAGAAGAAGCTGACGAACATCCGGGCCGCCGCGGCCGACAAGACCGTCGTGCTCAAGCCGCCGCGGCAGCTCACCCTGGAGATCGCGCTGGAGTTCATCGAGGACGACGAGCTGGTCGAGGTCACGCCGGACGCGCTGCGCCTGCGCAAGCGCATCCTCGATGAGATCGGACGCAAGCGCGCCAGCCGCGTGCGGTGA
- a CDS encoding cold shock domain-containing protein: MTDGSVKWFDTKKGYGFIVGPEGKDVFVHYSSIDGEGFRSLREGEPVVFELVQTPKGLAANHVRAAQAPTP; this comes from the coding sequence ATGACGGACGGCAGCGTCAAGTGGTTTGACACGAAGAAGGGTTACGGTTTCATCGTCGGGCCGGAGGGCAAGGACGTATTCGTGCACTATTCGAGCATCGACGGCGAGGGTTTCCGCTCGCTCCGCGAGGGAGAACCCGTCGTATTTGAGCTGGTTCAGACCCCGAAGGGGCTGGCCGCCAATCACGTGCGCGCGGCGCAGGCCCCGACCCCCTAG
- a CDS encoding deoxyhypusine synthase family protein, which translates to MSKTAFSGRSLGEAADILYEMATDEKCFVVGTFSGAMTIAKQGLLITEMIDQGMLNAVVSTGALMCHGLIEQSGHTHFRHDPHWSDEQLYDAGYCRVYDTLELERNLEEAADIMQHVLADLPTDQALGSHELNWRIGEYVRRTVAGRGILQSAHERKVPVYVPSFSDSELGLDTFVHNLEAADAGRPPVRIDLLRDIGDYYDRVCSAERLGIFTIGGGVPRNWAQQIGPLGEILDRRTGGKHGHYIRFHYAIRICPEPVHWGGLSGCTYSEGVSWGKFVSEKEGGRHAEVFADATIAWPLLLRGVLERMGRV; encoded by the coding sequence ATGTCCAAGACGGCGTTCAGCGGCCGGAGCCTGGGCGAGGCCGCCGACATCCTCTACGAGATGGCTACCGACGAGAAGTGCTTCGTCGTCGGGACGTTCTCCGGCGCGATGACCATCGCCAAGCAGGGCCTGCTGATTACGGAGATGATCGACCAGGGCATGTTGAACGCCGTGGTCAGCACCGGCGCGCTCATGTGCCACGGGCTCATCGAGCAAAGCGGCCACACGCACTTCCGCCACGACCCGCACTGGAGCGACGAGCAGCTCTACGACGCCGGCTACTGCCGCGTCTATGACACGCTCGAGCTGGAGCGCAATCTCGAAGAGGCCGCCGACATCATGCAGCACGTTCTGGCCGACCTGCCCACCGACCAGGCGCTGGGCAGCCACGAGCTGAACTGGCGCATCGGCGAGTACGTCCGCCGGACGGTGGCCGGCCGCGGCATCCTGCAATCCGCGCATGAGAGAAAGGTGCCGGTCTATGTGCCGAGCTTCAGCGACAGCGAGCTGGGGCTGGACACGTTCGTCCACAACCTGGAGGCCGCCGACGCCGGCCGCCCGCCCGTGCGCATCGACCTGCTGCGCGACATCGGTGACTACTACGACCGCGTCTGCAGCGCCGAGCGCCTGGGCATCTTCACGATCGGCGGCGGCGTGCCGCGCAACTGGGCCCAGCAGATCGGCCCGCTGGGCGAGATCCTGGATCGCCGGACCGGCGGCAAGCACGGGCACTACATTCGCTTTCACTACGCGATTCGCATCTGCCCGGAGCCGGTGCACTGGGGCGGGCTCTCGGGCTGCACGTATTCCGAGGGCGTGTCGTGGGGGAAGTTCGTCTCGGAGAAGGAGGGCGGCCGCCACGCGGAGGTATTCGCCGACGCGACGATCGCCTGGCCGCTGCTGCTCCGCGGCGTCCTCGAGCGGATGGGGCGCGTCTGA
- a CDS encoding tetratricopeptide repeat protein, with the protein MSSAHKPTPAAERVTTRSLRIAWLVGALLVVGMLVTVAHRSVLTAQAYAADDNEYILYNTRVQNPSWTAAGQFLTEVLEPTTVRGYYQPLTMISLMVDSALGGRPNDLRAYHRTSLILHVGNTLLVIVLLYLLFGKLGIAALVGLLFGLHPQTVEPIAWVSDRKTLLAAFFALGALILYVSHARRTGWVRYGLALVLFALALLSKPTVTPLPLLLLLLDFWPLRRLSWKSLLEKVPYFVIAGGSAVITYVSQARTAVVITPESRGWQEIVLTICHNIVFYPWKLIWPVHLTPRYPLPAPFEWSQPALLAGLIGTALLLIVLGAALRWTRAPLTSWLFFLVAILPTLGIIGFTNVIASDKYVYFPVLGLLMLLAYGLGCLWDALPRQTFARVVVVVVLLGLGVGEAVATHRYLARWQDTERLYRYMLTRAPDVPDLHDQLGFALQQQGRTAEAIAALETALRLDPNYYHSYNNLGTVLATAGRLEEAVAAFREGVRRVPKFAMAHSNLGRALELLKRPDEARASYEAALAADPDCVDAHKGLGILLARQNKLDEAAEHLRAAIRIHPKYVDAYIGLAITLDMQGKLDEAIAVYEAARRIAPENPLVLKGLQQFRAKRAGAAPPRPGP; encoded by the coding sequence ATGTCGTCTGCGCACAAACCCACGCCCGCGGCCGAGCGTGTCACCACGCGGTCGCTGCGAATTGCGTGGCTGGTGGGAGCGCTACTGGTCGTCGGTATGCTGGTCACGGTCGCGCATCGCTCCGTGTTGACCGCCCAGGCCTATGCCGCCGACGACAACGAGTACATCCTGTACAACACGCGCGTCCAGAATCCGAGCTGGACCGCGGCAGGGCAGTTTTTGACCGAAGTGCTCGAGCCGACCACGGTGCGCGGCTACTACCAGCCGCTGACGATGATCTCGCTGATGGTGGATTCGGCACTCGGCGGCCGGCCCAACGACTTGCGCGCCTATCACCGCACGAGCCTCATCCTGCACGTAGGCAACACGCTGCTGGTCATCGTGTTGCTCTACCTGCTGTTCGGCAAGCTCGGCATCGCCGCGCTGGTCGGCTTGCTCTTCGGCCTGCACCCGCAAACGGTCGAGCCGATCGCGTGGGTGAGCGACCGCAAGACGCTCCTGGCGGCGTTTTTCGCGCTGGGGGCGCTGATCCTATATGTCTCGCACGCGCGGCGAACAGGCTGGGTCCGCTATGGGCTCGCGCTCGTACTGTTCGCGCTCGCCCTCCTGTCGAAGCCGACGGTCACGCCGCTGCCGCTCTTGCTGCTGCTCCTGGACTTCTGGCCGCTACGCCGGCTGAGCTGGAAGAGCCTGTTGGAGAAGGTGCCGTACTTCGTCATTGCCGGCGGATCGGCCGTCATCACCTATGTTTCGCAGGCGCGCACCGCGGTCGTGATCACGCCCGAGAGCCGGGGCTGGCAGGAGATCGTGCTGACGATCTGCCACAACATCGTCTTCTATCCCTGGAAGCTGATCTGGCCGGTTCATCTGACGCCGCGCTACCCGCTGCCCGCACCCTTCGAGTGGTCGCAGCCGGCGCTCTTGGCCGGGCTGATCGGCACCGCGCTGTTGCTGATCGTGCTCGGCGCCGCGCTGCGCTGGACGCGCGCCCCGCTCACGAGTTGGCTGTTCTTCCTGGTGGCCATCCTCCCGACGCTGGGGATCATCGGTTTCACCAACGTCATCGCGTCCGACAAGTACGTCTACTTCCCGGTGCTCGGCCTGCTGATGCTTCTGGCGTACGGACTGGGGTGCCTGTGGGACGCGCTGCCGCGGCAGACGTTTGCGCGGGTCGTTGTGGTCGTAGTGCTGCTCGGGCTGGGCGTCGGTGAGGCCGTCGCGACGCATCGTTACCTGGCGCGCTGGCAGGACACCGAGCGCCTGTACCGCTACATGCTGACGCGGGCGCCGGACGTACCGGACCTGCACGACCAGCTTGGCTTCGCGCTCCAGCAGCAGGGGCGCACCGCCGAAGCCATCGCGGCGCTGGAAACCGCCCTCCGGCTGGATCCGAACTACTACCATTCCTACAACAACCTCGGCACGGTGCTCGCGACGGCTGGCCGACTCGAGGAGGCCGTGGCGGCCTTTCGCGAAGGCGTGCGTCGCGTGCCGAAATTCGCGATGGCGCACAGCAACCTCGGGCGGGCGCTGGAATTGCTCAAGCGGCCCGATGAGGCCCGCGCGAGCTACGAGGCGGCGCTCGCGGCGGATCCGGACTGCGTCGATGCCCACAAGGGGCTCGGTATCCTGCTCGCGCGCCAAAACAAGTTGGACGAAGCGGCGGAGCACCTGCGGGCTGCGATTCGCATCCACCCGAAGTACGTGGACGCCTACATCGGCCTGGCGATCACGCTCGACATGCAGGGCAAGCTTGATGAAGCCATCGCGGTCTACGAAGCGGCCCGCCGGATCGCGCCGGAGAACCCGCTGGTGCTCAAGGGTCTCCAGCAGTTTCGCGCGAAGCGAGCCGGCGCGGCGCCGCCCCGACCCGGACCGTAA
- a CDS encoding MBL fold metallo-hydrolase, with amino-acid sequence MQTFSLQSGSNGNAIYVEAGGVQLLFDAGISGRQASLRMAHHGRDIRQVDAVILSHRHSDHTRNAGVFHRLFHLPLYATPATHHAIAGGAGPLREVRHFLPGDALDFGAVTVHTLPTPHDAAESVAFIVEHEGRRLGVLTDLGHPFALLGRVLAELDAAYLESNYDPVMLAEGSYPPELKARIRGDGGHLSNDEAAALLKGCRRHRPRWIALAHLSEHNNDPDLALDTHRRTLGGDYPLTIASRYRVSDQMTV; translated from the coding sequence ATGCAGACGTTTTCGCTTCAGTCCGGGTCGAACGGCAACGCGATCTATGTCGAGGCCGGGGGTGTCCAACTACTCTTTGACGCCGGCATCTCCGGTCGCCAGGCAAGCCTGCGCATGGCCCACCACGGCCGGGATATCCGCCAGGTCGATGCCGTGATCCTCTCGCACCGCCACAGCGACCACACCCGCAACGCCGGCGTCTTTCACCGGCTGTTTCACCTGCCGCTGTACGCCACGCCCGCGACGCATCACGCGATTGCCGGCGGCGCCGGGCCCCTGCGCGAGGTGCGGCACTTCCTACCGGGCGACGCCCTGGATTTCGGGGCCGTCACGGTGCACACGCTGCCGACGCCGCACGACGCCGCCGAGAGTGTCGCGTTCATCGTGGAGCACGAAGGCCGGCGCCTGGGTGTACTGACCGACCTGGGTCACCCGTTCGCGCTGCTCGGGCGCGTGCTGGCGGAACTGGACGCCGCCTACCTCGAGAGCAACTACGATCCCGTCATGCTGGCGGAGGGCTCGTACCCACCCGAATTAAAGGCCCGCATTCGCGGCGACGGCGGGCACCTGTCCAACGACGAGGCCGCCGCGCTGCTCAAGGGTTGTCGGCGCCACCGCCCGCGCTGGATCGCCCTGGCCCACCTGAGCGAGCACAACAACGATCCGGACCTGGCGCTGGACACGCATCGCCGCACGCTCGGCGGGGACTATCCGCTGACCATTGCGAGCCGCTACCGCGTGTCCGACCAGATGACGGTCTAG
- a CDS encoding methyltransferase domain-containing protein, producing the protein MSALNADAILALARNFMECRVLLSAAELDLFTLLAAGPLTAGEVARQRRGDERAMTVLLDALAATGLLAKHDGRYRCEPPVAALLSAESPQSVLPMVLHSAALWPSWSELTGIARGDPPARARAQAPSSQASQKAFIGAMHVVAGPRAPAIVAAIGPGAARALLDIGGASGTYTLEFLRAAPEMRATLFDLPEVVELARARIGAAGLLDRVRLVAGDFYRDELPAGHDLALLSAIIHQNSRAQNVDLYMKIRRALVPGGRLVIRDHVMSPDRTQPRDGAVFAINMLVRTAGGSTYTFDEIRGDLTQAGFERARLIQDGPGMVGLVEAFRPAG; encoded by the coding sequence ATGAGTGCACTCAACGCGGACGCAATCCTCGCCCTGGCCCGGAACTTCATGGAGTGTCGTGTGCTGCTGTCGGCCGCGGAGCTGGATCTGTTCACGCTGCTGGCAGCCGGGCCGCTCACCGCCGGCGAGGTGGCCCGCCAGCGCCGCGGCGATGAACGGGCCATGACCGTGCTGCTCGACGCGCTGGCCGCAACGGGCCTGCTGGCCAAGCATGACGGCCGCTACCGCTGCGAGCCGCCGGTGGCCGCCCTGCTCTCCGCGGAGAGCCCGCAATCGGTCCTCCCGATGGTGCTGCATTCGGCGGCCTTGTGGCCGAGCTGGTCGGAGCTGACCGGGATCGCCCGCGGCGACCCGCCCGCACGGGCCCGCGCGCAGGCCCCGAGCAGTCAAGCCAGCCAGAAGGCGTTCATCGGAGCGATGCACGTGGTCGCCGGTCCGCGGGCGCCGGCGATCGTGGCGGCGATCGGTCCGGGTGCGGCCCGGGCACTGCTGGATATTGGCGGCGCGTCGGGGACGTACACGCTCGAGTTTCTGCGCGCCGCCCCGGAGATGCGCGCCACGCTGTTTGACCTCCCGGAGGTGGTCGAGCTGGCGCGGGCCCGGATCGGGGCCGCCGGTCTGCTGGACCGCGTCCGGCTTGTGGCCGGTGACTTCTATCGCGACGAGCTGCCCGCCGGACATGATCTCGCGCTGCTGTCCGCGATCATTCACCAGAACAGCCGGGCGCAGAATGTGGACCTGTACATGAAGATTCGGCGGGCGCTGGTGCCGGGCGGGCGGCTGGTCATTCGGGATCACGTCATGAGCCCCGACCGCACGCAGCCGCGCGACGGGGCCGTGTTCGCCATCAACATGCTCGTGCGTACCGCCGGGGGCAGCACCTACACCTTCGACGAGATTCGCGGCGACTTGACGCAGGCGGGGTTCGAGCGCGCCCGGCTGATCCAGGATGGGCCGGGGATGGTGGGCCTGGTGGAAGCGTTCCGCCCGGCGGGTTGA
- a CDS encoding D-lyxose/D-mannose family sugar isomerase: MLKRSAARQAQARAREMLQRAGIALTPDEAANIEIAEFGLGELERTGLELVVYANTDRYCAKELVLFPRQTCPEHRHPAVAGTPGKMETFRCRWGRVWLYVPGTRSQPLQARIPAGSEAHYTVFHEIELKPGAQYTVPPNTLHWFQAGDEGAIVSEFSSTSRDELDIFTDPRIKRIPEIVDD; this comes from the coding sequence ATGCTGAAACGCAGTGCGGCACGTCAAGCACAGGCCCGCGCGCGCGAGATGCTCCAACGGGCCGGGATCGCGCTGACGCCCGATGAAGCGGCCAACATCGAGATCGCCGAGTTCGGCCTGGGGGAGCTGGAGCGCACCGGGCTGGAGCTGGTGGTCTACGCCAACACGGACCGGTACTGCGCGAAGGAGCTGGTGCTCTTCCCGCGGCAGACGTGTCCCGAGCATCGCCACCCGGCGGTGGCCGGCACCCCGGGCAAGATGGAGACGTTCCGCTGTCGGTGGGGCCGCGTGTGGCTGTACGTGCCCGGCACGCGCAGCCAGCCGTTGCAGGCGCGCATTCCGGCCGGCAGCGAGGCGCATTACACGGTGTTCCACGAGATCGAGCTCAAGCCAGGCGCTCAGTACACGGTGCCGCCGAACACGCTGCACTGGTTCCAGGCGGGCGATGAGGGGGCAATCGTGTCGGAGTTTTCCAGCACCAGCCGGGACGAGCTCGACATCTTCACGGATCCGCGGATCAAGCGGATACCGGAGATCGTGGACGATTAA
- the sppA gene encoding signal peptide peptidase SppA, which yields MTRVMRKLAVGTTLAAALLLWPSAAHAQKTVLRLRLAGPVLEAPNDTAGLLAMFQQEEAQTLRDYLDAIRRAAGDRQISGLALILDQPQLSLAQVEELSRALQYFQAKDKPVYCYLDAGTNLTYALATAASHITLAEYSELEIVGLHGELSYYKGLLDKIGVEADMMHCGAYKSALEPFTRTEPSPEAAENVNWLLDGIYDRWIQLIAEGRKLPVDEVKKLVDQAPLSAKQALDAKLVDEVSSFPAFKQRLYKEFGKDVTILKKYEENAGPPIDMDNPFAFFELIGKLMQGPVKIDEPGVGLIYIEGAIVMGKSDDSPFAGTSAGSSSVRAAFEEAREDDNIKAVVVRVDSPGGSALASDIIWEAATRCAAEKPLIVSMGQVAGSGGYYVAIPGDTIFAEATTITGSIGVVGGKLVWNGLMQDKLGITTTEFSRGKHAGLMSMNRKWTDDERAWMTTYMNSVYEQFKGRVTKSRGDRVKKDLEQIAGGRVYTGAQALELGLVDKLGGLSDALDFAANKAGLGRDYQVLNVPRPSGFAEFLKLLQALTGEEGKDDYEMGKAALANDPLLGAVLPLIGELAPTQVRDILRGLRDLVILRHEGVGCFMPAVPRFR from the coding sequence ATGACACGAGTGATGCGAAAACTGGCAGTTGGGACGACGTTGGCGGCGGCGCTGCTGCTCTGGCCGAGCGCGGCCCACGCACAAAAGACTGTCCTGCGCCTGCGGCTGGCGGGGCCGGTGCTCGAGGCCCCCAATGATACCGCCGGCCTGTTGGCCATGTTTCAGCAGGAGGAGGCCCAGACGCTGCGGGATTACCTGGACGCGATTCGGCGGGCGGCCGGCGACCGTCAGATCAGCGGCCTGGCGCTCATCCTGGACCAGCCGCAGTTGTCGCTGGCGCAGGTTGAGGAGCTGAGCCGCGCGCTCCAGTATTTCCAGGCCAAGGACAAGCCGGTGTACTGCTACCTGGACGCCGGCACCAACCTGACCTACGCGCTGGCGACCGCGGCCAGCCACATCACCCTGGCTGAGTACAGCGAGCTGGAGATCGTGGGGCTGCACGGTGAACTGTCGTATTACAAGGGGCTGCTGGACAAGATCGGCGTTGAGGCCGACATGATGCACTGCGGCGCGTACAAGAGCGCGCTCGAGCCGTTCACACGCACCGAGCCCAGCCCCGAGGCCGCCGAGAACGTCAACTGGCTGCTCGACGGGATCTACGACCGCTGGATACAGCTCATCGCCGAGGGACGGAAGCTCCCCGTCGACGAGGTGAAGAAGCTCGTCGACCAGGCGCCGCTCAGCGCGAAACAGGCCCTGGACGCCAAGCTGGTGGACGAGGTCTCCTCGTTCCCAGCGTTCAAGCAGCGCCTGTACAAGGAATTCGGCAAGGACGTCACGATCCTCAAGAAGTACGAGGAGAACGCCGGTCCGCCCATCGACATGGACAACCCGTTTGCGTTCTTCGAGCTGATCGGCAAGCTCATGCAGGGGCCGGTGAAGATCGACGAGCCGGGCGTGGGGCTGATCTACATCGAAGGCGCCATCGTGATGGGCAAGAGCGACGACAGCCCGTTCGCCGGTACGAGCGCCGGCAGCAGCTCCGTGCGGGCCGCGTTCGAGGAAGCCCGCGAGGACGACAACATCAAGGCGGTCGTCGTGCGCGTGGATTCGCCCGGCGGATCGGCCCTGGCCAGCGACATCATCTGGGAAGCCGCGACCCGCTGCGCGGCTGAGAAACCGCTGATCGTCAGCATGGGCCAGGTCGCCGGCAGCGGCGGGTACTACGTCGCGATCCCCGGCGACACGATCTTCGCCGAGGCGACGACCATCACCGGCTCGATCGGCGTCGTCGGCGGCAAACTGGTCTGGAACGGCCTGATGCAGGACAAGCTCGGCATCACGACCACGGAGTTCTCCCGCGGCAAACACGCCGGCCTGATGAGCATGAACCGCAAGTGGACCGACGACGAGCGCGCCTGGATGACAACGTACATGAACTCTGTCTACGAGCAGTTCAAGGGACGCGTGACCAAGTCGCGCGGCGACCGCGTCAAGAAAGACCTGGAACAGATCGCCGGCGGGCGCGTCTACACCGGTGCGCAGGCACTGGAACTGGGCTTGGTGGACAAGCTCGGTGGCCTCTCCGACGCGCTGGATTTCGCCGCGAACAAGGCCGGGCTGGGGCGCGACTACCAGGTGCTGAACGTGCCGCGACCGTCGGGCTTCGCCGAGTTCCTGAAGCTGCTGCAGGCCCTGACGGGCGAGGAAGGCAAAGACGATTATGAGATGGGCAAGGCTGCGCTGGCCAACGATCCGCTGCTCGGTGCGGTGCTGCCGCTCATCGGTGAACTGGCCCCGACGCAGGTGCGCGACATCCTGCGCGGGTTGCGTGACCTGGTGATTCTGCGCCACGAAGGCGTGGGCTGCTTCATGCCGGCGGTGCCGCGGTTCCGCTAG